A region from the Nonlabens sp. YIK11 genome encodes:
- a CDS encoding ABC transporter ATP-binding protein, producing the protein MEYALEAVNISKSYGNYQALNEVTIRVPKGSIYGLLGPNGAGKTSLIRIINQITVPDSGTILLNGEELVPEHISKIGYMPEERGLYKSMKVGEQCIYLAQLKGMKKSVAKEKLQYWFERLGMQDWWNKKLQELSKGMAQKVQFIVTVLHEPDLLIFDEPFSGFDPVNADLIKDEILRLRDLGATIIFSTHRMESVEELCDYISLINKSNVVLEGRLNDVKQSFRNRTYAVSLICEDEVKAMEQLNTIATVTPAELKGLDNTTDIIIQIPENLAVPQLLQELTRLGELTHFSEVIPSVNEIFIKTVRQDG; encoded by the coding sequence ATGGAATACGCTTTAGAGGCAGTTAATATCTCAAAATCTTACGGCAACTATCAAGCTCTTAATGAGGTTACCATACGGGTACCTAAAGGCAGTATTTACGGATTATTAGGGCCTAATGGTGCAGGTAAAACCTCGTTGATAAGAATCATAAATCAGATTACCGTTCCAGATTCAGGGACTATTTTACTCAATGGTGAGGAATTGGTTCCAGAACATATTTCCAAAATAGGCTACATGCCAGAAGAGCGCGGCCTGTATAAATCCATGAAGGTAGGAGAGCAGTGCATATATCTCGCACAGCTCAAGGGAATGAAAAAATCAGTAGCTAAGGAAAAGCTACAATACTGGTTTGAGCGATTGGGCATGCAGGACTGGTGGAACAAAAAGCTACAGGAGCTTTCTAAGGGAATGGCACAAAAGGTACAATTCATTGTTACCGTTCTACACGAACCCGACCTACTCATTTTTGATGAGCCTTTTTCAGGATTTGATCCAGTAAATGCCGATTTAATTAAGGATGAAATTCTACGGTTAAGAGACTTAGGTGCTACCATTATATTTTCAACGCACCGCATGGAAAGTGTGGAAGAATTGTGTGATTATATCTCGCTGATTAATAAGTCCAACGTAGTTCTTGAAGGACGACTCAATGATGTGAAACAAAGTTTTAGAAATAGAACGTATGCTGTTTCTCTTATTTGCGAGGATGAGGTCAAAGCGATGGAACAACTCAATACAATCGCGACCGTCACTCCAGCAGAATTAAAAGGACTGGATAATACCACAGATATCATTATTCAAATCCCAGAAAACCTTGCTGTACCGCAACTATTGCAGGAATTGACCCGACTTGGTGAGCTTACTCATTTTAGCGAGGTCATACCTAGCGTGAACGAAATCTTCATTAAAACAGTACGTCAGGATGGATAA
- a CDS encoding MerR family transcriptional regulator has product MHVDLPEKLYYTMGEVTKAFDVNPSLIRFWEKEFDILQPKKNARGNRKFSQADVKNLQTIYHLVKERGFTLEGARDYMKTHKEDLSHLEIIKKLEFVKAELLKIKNSL; this is encoded by the coding sequence ATGCATGTTGATCTACCAGAGAAGCTGTACTACACCATGGGCGAGGTGACTAAGGCTTTTGATGTCAACCCGTCATTGATTCGGTTTTGGGAAAAGGAATTTGATATTCTACAGCCCAAAAAGAATGCACGTGGCAATCGCAAATTCTCACAAGCTGACGTAAAGAATCTGCAAACTATTTACCATCTGGTGAAGGAACGCGGTTTCACGTTGGAAGGTGCTCGTGATTACATGAAAACCCATAAGGAAGATCTAAGCCATCTGGAAATCATCAAGAAACTAGAGTTTGTCAAAGCAGAACTGCTTAAAATCAAGAACAGTTTATAA
- the dnaJ gene encoding molecular chaperone DnaJ, whose protein sequence is MADFYDTLGISKGATAAEIKKAYRKKAIEFHPDKNPGDSAAEENFKKAAEAYETLSDPQKKARYDQLGHQAYTSGGGQGFGGGQGFGGMDMEDIFSQFGDIFGGGGGGFSGFGGFGGRGGQRRMKGKDLRIRVSLTLEEAANGVEKKVKVKRKKQAAGVSYKTCSTCNGSGQVTRIQNTILGRMQTSAPCTTCGGSGQILDSKPNGADNQGLITEEETVSIKIPAGVESDMRLKVSGKGNEAPGNGVSGDLLVDIEVKPHAELQREGNNLHYDLYVSVPDAILGTSKEIKTVTGKVRIPIEAGIQSGKILRLRGKGMPSLNGYGTGDLLVHVNVWTPRSLTKDQKDFFESMKTDSNFEPAPEQGDKSFFEKVKDMFS, encoded by the coding sequence ATGGCAGATTTTTATGACACATTAGGCATTTCAAAGGGAGCAACGGCTGCCGAAATTAAAAAGGCCTACCGCAAAAAGGCCATAGAATTTCACCCAGACAAAAATCCTGGCGACAGTGCTGCAGAAGAAAACTTCAAAAAAGCAGCTGAAGCCTACGAAACGTTAAGCGATCCACAGAAGAAAGCGCGATACGACCAGTTGGGCCACCAGGCCTATACCTCTGGCGGCGGTCAAGGTTTTGGCGGTGGTCAAGGCTTTGGAGGTATGGATATGGAAGACATATTCAGCCAGTTCGGAGACATATTCGGCGGCGGTGGCGGCGGATTCTCAGGCTTTGGAGGATTCGGTGGTCGTGGCGGTCAGCGACGTATGAAAGGTAAGGACTTGCGCATACGCGTTTCATTGACATTGGAAGAAGCAGCCAACGGCGTTGAGAAAAAAGTCAAGGTAAAGCGCAAGAAACAAGCCGCTGGTGTAAGCTACAAAACTTGTTCTACCTGTAACGGTAGCGGTCAAGTAACTAGAATTCAAAATACGATCCTGGGCCGCATGCAAACCAGTGCACCCTGTACCACTTGTGGTGGTTCTGGCCAGATTCTAGATAGCAAACCCAACGGAGCCGATAATCAAGGATTGATTACTGAGGAAGAAACGGTATCTATAAAAATACCGGCTGGAGTTGAGAGCGATATGCGTCTCAAAGTAAGCGGGAAAGGTAATGAGGCGCCAGGCAATGGTGTTAGCGGTGACCTATTGGTAGACATCGAAGTAAAGCCACATGCCGAGTTGCAACGTGAAGGCAATAATCTGCATTATGATCTTTACGTAAGTGTTCCAGATGCGATATTGGGAACTTCCAAAGAAATAAAAACCGTTACCGGTAAAGTGCGAATTCCTATTGAAGCTGGAATTCAAAGCGGTAAAATATTGAGATTACGCGGTAAAGGTATGCCTAGCCTCAATGGCTATGGAACTGGCGACCTGTTGGTACATGTAAATGTCTGGACACCTCGCAGTTTGACTAAAGATCAAAAGGATTTCTTTGAATCCATGAAAACCGATTCCAACTTTGAGCCAGCTCCAGAGCAAGGAGATAAATCATTTTTTGAAAAGGTGAAAGACATGTTTTCTTAA
- a CDS encoding Gfo/Idh/MocA family protein — protein sequence MNKKIHWGIMGLGKIAHKFAQDLKQVDNAVITAVGSRSMDKATDFASTYDAKNAYSSYEELAQDPDVHIIYIATPHSLHYKNTLLCLNHGKSVLCEKPFALNQEQAEEMAALARSKNLFLMEGIWTRFIPATHKLLELLEQKSIGDLHYLKADFGFIVSAPPESRLIDKNLGGGALLDIGIYPLYLSMLVLGNPIDIKAKAILAPNGIDQFCSVIASFPNNTQAVMESSFISNTPTEAFIYGSKGYIKMHRKFHQTEKLELHLYENETTQIFELPIKGNGYVHEIEHVHERLQANATQSDLLPLEMSLQLTRHLDRIKELIGLHYT from the coding sequence ATGAATAAAAAGATACATTGGGGAATTATGGGATTGGGCAAGATCGCCCACAAATTTGCACAAGACTTAAAACAGGTTGACAACGCAGTCATAACAGCGGTAGGTTCTCGATCCATGGATAAAGCAACCGATTTTGCTTCTACCTATGATGCAAAAAACGCCTATTCCAGTTATGAAGAACTTGCCCAAGATCCTGATGTGCACATCATTTACATTGCAACACCACACTCGCTTCATTACAAAAACACTTTGCTCTGCTTGAATCATGGGAAATCTGTTCTATGTGAAAAACCTTTTGCTCTCAATCAAGAACAAGCCGAAGAAATGGCCGCTTTAGCCAGATCCAAAAATTTATTCTTAATGGAAGGCATCTGGACGCGTTTCATTCCAGCGACCCATAAGCTTCTGGAATTATTGGAACAGAAAAGCATCGGTGATTTGCATTATTTGAAAGCCGATTTTGGCTTCATCGTCAGCGCACCGCCAGAAAGCAGGTTGATAGATAAGAACCTTGGCGGTGGCGCTTTATTGGACATTGGGATTTACCCATTGTATTTGAGCATGCTCGTTTTGGGCAATCCTATCGATATAAAAGCCAAGGCTATTCTGGCGCCTAATGGTATTGATCAATTCTGCAGTGTGATAGCGAGTTTTCCTAACAACACTCAAGCTGTCATGGAATCTTCCTTCATATCCAATACGCCTACTGAGGCTTTTATCTACGGCTCCAAAGGGTACATCAAGATGCATCGCAAATTCCATCAGACTGAAAAGCTGGAATTACATCTCTATGAAAACGAAACTACTCAAATATTTGAGCTACCCATCAAAGGAAACGGCTACGTCCATGAGATTGAACATGTGCATGAGCGTTTACAGGCAAACGCAACCCAGTCAGATTTGCTGCCACTGGAAATGAGCCTACAACTCACTCGCCATCTGGATCGCATCAAAGAATTGATAGGATTGCATTACACATGA
- a CDS encoding TIGR01777 family oxidoreductase, producing the protein MKLLITGATGLVGSKLTDVLRSAGHQIHYLTTRESAIEKEADYRGFLWDVRSMSIDAACLEGVDTIIHLAGESVFQRWTDEAKERIMSSRINSTQLLINALADNDHQVKHAITASAIGIYPDVWEGQPLKENEVPPTADNFLAEVCVAWENMGMQFKELRLKHSIVRIGIVLAAQGGALEQMAKPVKLYAGAGFGNGKMWQSWVAIDDLVGIFQHIAEERLEGVYNGVAPNPVRNRPLMETIGEVLDKPVFLPNVPEFMMKLMLGEMSATVLSSQYASSEKIEQSGYTFQLPELKKALKEYLK; encoded by the coding sequence ATGAAGCTATTGATTACAGGAGCCACAGGATTAGTAGGCTCAAAACTTACCGACGTACTAAGATCTGCAGGACATCAGATCCATTATTTAACGACTAGAGAAAGCGCTATAGAAAAGGAAGCCGATTACAGAGGTTTTCTATGGGACGTGCGCTCCATGTCAATAGACGCTGCCTGTCTGGAAGGTGTGGATACCATCATACACCTTGCTGGAGAATCTGTGTTCCAAAGATGGACAGACGAGGCTAAAGAACGCATCATGTCCAGTCGTATCAATAGCACTCAATTACTTATTAACGCTCTTGCCGATAATGATCACCAGGTGAAACATGCCATAACGGCAAGCGCGATAGGTATTTATCCTGACGTTTGGGAAGGCCAACCGTTGAAGGAAAATGAAGTGCCACCTACAGCAGATAATTTTTTGGCTGAGGTTTGTGTCGCTTGGGAAAATATGGGAATGCAATTCAAGGAATTGAGACTCAAGCACTCTATCGTTCGTATAGGGATCGTGCTGGCAGCTCAGGGCGGCGCACTGGAGCAAATGGCAAAACCAGTGAAGCTATATGCTGGAGCTGGATTTGGCAATGGTAAAATGTGGCAAAGTTGGGTAGCTATTGACGACCTTGTGGGAATCTTCCAGCATATAGCAGAAGAGCGACTGGAAGGAGTTTACAATGGTGTTGCTCCCAATCCAGTAAGAAATAGACCTCTAATGGAAACTATTGGTGAAGTATTGGACAAACCTGTTTTCTTACCTAATGTACCAGAGTTCATGATGAAACTCATGCTGGGCGAGATGTCTGCTACCGTGCTTTCCAGTCAATATGCAAGTAGTGAAAAGATCGAGCAGTCTGGATATACCTTTCAGTTACCAGAGCTTAAAAAGGCTTTGAAGGAATATTTGAAATAG
- a CDS encoding M23 family metallopeptidase, producing the protein MAKVKYYYDQETLSYQKVERRKRKIFGNVALFIFSSCLVGFLLYLYAGKVYDSPELRSAKRDKKFVEMQMESMEEEIAQLTAVIEEVEERDNSIYRIYFDANPITEEQRQAGFGGVNRYKNYEGYSNSDKVIALKESIDKLKKRTAIQSKSLDEIAVLAKDKEKLLASIPAIQPVRNQDLTRMASGYGYRTDPFNKTRKFHYGMDFTAPRGTPVFASGDGVVERADANSAGYGNHIRIDHGYGYVSLYAHLRQRNPYNVKVGQKVKRGDIIGYVGSTGRSQAPHLHYEVFKDNERINPINFYYGSLTPEEFNELLKKSQQENISLD; encoded by the coding sequence ATGGCAAAGGTTAAGTACTACTACGATCAAGAAACACTTTCTTACCAAAAAGTAGAGCGTCGCAAGCGCAAAATCTTTGGTAATGTGGCTCTTTTTATCTTTTCCAGCTGTCTAGTAGGCTTTCTTCTTTATTTATATGCCGGTAAGGTGTACGATTCTCCAGAGCTGCGCAGCGCTAAGCGTGACAAGAAATTTGTAGAGATGCAAATGGAAAGTATGGAAGAAGAAATCGCCCAACTTACTGCCGTTATTGAAGAAGTCGAGGAACGCGACAACAGCATCTACCGCATTTATTTTGATGCTAACCCAATTACTGAAGAGCAGCGTCAGGCCGGTTTTGGTGGAGTGAATCGCTATAAGAATTATGAAGGATATTCCAACAGCGATAAAGTTATCGCGCTTAAGGAATCCATCGACAAGCTTAAAAAACGTACCGCGATCCAAAGCAAGTCTTTGGATGAAATCGCCGTACTCGCTAAAGACAAAGAGAAATTACTTGCTAGTATTCCAGCGATCCAGCCAGTGCGTAACCAGGATTTGACGCGTATGGCCAGTGGTTACGGTTATCGTACCGATCCTTTTAACAAGACCAGAAAATTTCACTATGGTATGGATTTTACTGCACCACGCGGTACACCTGTTTTTGCCAGTGGTGATGGTGTCGTTGAGCGGGCAGATGCCAATAGTGCTGGTTATGGTAATCACATACGCATTGATCACGGTTATGGATATGTTTCCCTTTATGCGCATTTGCGACAGCGCAATCCTTACAATGTCAAAGTAGGGCAGAAGGTTAAGCGTGGCGACATCATAGGTTATGTAGGTTCTACAGGTCGTTCCCAGGCACCGCACTTACATTATGAGGTGTTTAAGGATAATGAACGCATCAATCCTATCAACTTCTATTACGGTTCCCTTACTCCAGAAGAGTTCAATGAACTGCTTAAGAAATCGCAACAGGAAAACATTTCTTTGGACTAA
- the alaS gene encoding alanine--tRNA ligase: MKSQQIRQTFLDFFKNKQHEIVVSAPMVIKNDPTLMFTNAGMNQFKEYFLGISDPKNNRVTDTQKCLRVSGKHNDLEEVGVDTYHHTMFEMLGNWSFGDYFKKEAIAYAWELLVDVYGIDKDCLYVTIFEGDASENLERDTEAYDFWAELIDKDRILNGNKKDNFWEMGDQGPCGPCSEIHVDIRSDAEKAKVDGASLVNADHPQVVEIWNLVFMQYNRMADGSLKNLPAQHVDTGMGFERLAMVLQNKQSNYDTDVFQPLINEIETITGHSYGKTEQEDIAIRVIADHVRAVSFSIADGQLPSNTGAGYVIRRILRRAIRYGFTYLDKKEPFIFKLATTLAHQMGDAFPELKAQQDLIINVIKEEEQSFLRTLDQGLILLDSMIASAKANSQNTIEGSKAFELYDTFGFPIDLTALILREKGMELDEKGFDKAMQEQKDRSRAASATSATDWTELRPDDTQEFIGYDRLEADVFISKYRKVTSKKDGDQYQLVFNMTPFYGESGGQTGDKGYLQSADGDTVYIVDTKKENGQTVHITKNLPKEVKERHKAVVDARQRQRSAANHTATHLLHQALRKILGTHVEQKGSMVRSASLRFDFSHFAKMTPEEIDQVEQFVNARIAEHLELEENRNNTYEAAIQDGAIGLFGEKYGDIVRTIKFGASHELCGGTHVQNTADVWHFKIKSESAVAAGIRRIEAITGDAVLKYFEEQDETLEEIKSILKSTAQNPAESVQALQVENAALKKEIEQLLKAKAGNLKGDLIASAQEVNGVNFIAAATDLDTKSIKDLAFEIEREMENLFMILGSNADDKATLTVIISKNLVEDKKFNAGQIVRELGKHIQGGGGGQPHFATAGGKNPQGIDKALEAAKDYL, translated from the coding sequence ATGAAGTCACAACAGATACGACAAACATTCCTAGATTTTTTCAAAAACAAGCAACACGAGATTGTGGTCAGTGCGCCCATGGTCATCAAGAATGACCCAACGCTCATGTTTACCAATGCTGGGATGAACCAGTTCAAGGAATATTTTCTAGGTATATCAGATCCCAAAAACAATAGGGTGACAGATACCCAAAAGTGCCTGCGCGTGAGTGGTAAGCATAACGACCTGGAAGAAGTTGGTGTGGATACCTATCACCACACCATGTTTGAGATGTTGGGGAACTGGAGTTTTGGCGATTATTTTAAAAAAGAAGCGATTGCCTATGCTTGGGAACTTTTAGTAGACGTTTACGGCATCGATAAAGATTGCCTGTACGTGACCATTTTTGAAGGTGACGCCTCAGAAAATCTGGAACGCGATACAGAGGCCTATGATTTCTGGGCAGAACTTATTGATAAAGACCGCATTCTAAACGGTAACAAGAAGGACAACTTCTGGGAAATGGGAGATCAAGGCCCATGTGGTCCTTGTTCTGAAATTCATGTGGACATACGTAGTGATGCCGAAAAGGCAAAAGTGGATGGCGCCTCGCTGGTCAATGCAGACCATCCACAAGTAGTGGAAATATGGAACCTAGTTTTCATGCAATACAACCGCATGGCAGATGGTTCCCTTAAAAACCTACCGGCGCAACACGTGGATACGGGAATGGGCTTTGAGCGACTGGCCATGGTATTGCAAAACAAGCAATCCAATTATGATACAGACGTGTTCCAACCGCTCATTAACGAGATTGAAACCATCACGGGCCATTCTTATGGCAAAACCGAGCAGGAAGATATCGCCATACGTGTCATTGCAGACCATGTGCGTGCCGTCTCTTTCTCTATTGCAGACGGTCAATTGCCGTCCAATACCGGTGCAGGTTATGTGATACGCAGGATCTTGAGACGTGCGATACGTTACGGATTTACCTATCTTGATAAAAAGGAGCCTTTTATTTTTAAACTGGCGACCACGCTGGCTCATCAAATGGGCGATGCTTTTCCAGAATTGAAGGCACAGCAAGATTTGATCATTAATGTCATAAAAGAGGAAGAACAATCGTTCTTGAGAACATTGGATCAAGGACTCATATTGTTGGATTCTATGATCGCTTCCGCGAAAGCGAACTCTCAAAATACGATTGAAGGATCCAAAGCTTTTGAGCTTTACGACACCTTTGGCTTTCCTATAGATTTGACCGCTCTTATCCTGCGTGAAAAAGGAATGGAGCTTGACGAAAAAGGTTTTGACAAGGCCATGCAGGAACAAAAAGATCGTTCTCGCGCCGCCAGTGCCACATCTGCTACAGATTGGACTGAACTAAGACCTGACGACACTCAAGAATTTATAGGTTACGATCGCCTGGAGGCAGACGTCTTTATCTCTAAATACAGAAAAGTCACCTCTAAAAAGGATGGTGATCAATATCAGCTAGTGTTTAATATGACACCATTTTATGGAGAAAGCGGTGGACAGACTGGCGATAAGGGTTACCTACAAAGTGCTGATGGTGATACTGTTTACATTGTTGATACTAAAAAGGAAAACGGACAAACCGTACATATCACAAAAAACCTACCTAAGGAAGTAAAGGAACGCCACAAAGCTGTGGTAGATGCGCGACAACGTCAGCGTAGTGCTGCAAACCATACGGCGACTCACCTATTGCATCAAGCCTTACGCAAGATTTTGGGAACTCATGTAGAACAGAAAGGATCCATGGTGCGCAGTGCGTCCTTGCGATTTGACTTTTCACATTTTGCTAAAATGACTCCTGAGGAAATTGATCAGGTGGAACAATTTGTCAACGCTCGTATCGCAGAACACCTTGAACTGGAAGAAAACCGAAATAACACTTATGAAGCTGCCATTCAAGATGGTGCGATAGGATTGTTTGGTGAAAAGTATGGTGATATAGTGCGCACCATTAAGTTTGGTGCCAGCCATGAACTTTGTGGCGGTACACATGTGCAAAACACGGCAGATGTTTGGCACTTTAAAATCAAAAGTGAAAGCGCCGTTGCCGCAGGTATACGTCGTATCGAGGCAATTACTGGCGATGCCGTTTTAAAATACTTTGAGGAGCAGGATGAAACCCTGGAAGAGATCAAAAGCATTTTAAAATCTACGGCTCAAAATCCGGCAGAATCCGTACAAGCATTGCAAGTTGAAAATGCAGCTCTTAAAAAAGAAATCGAGCAGTTGCTCAAGGCAAAAGCTGGAAACCTAAAAGGTGATTTGATCGCTTCAGCTCAAGAGGTCAACGGTGTGAATTTCATTGCCGCTGCCACCGATCTTGATACTAAATCCATCAAAGACCTGGCATTTGAAATCGAGCGCGAGATGGAGAATTTATTTATGATCTTGGGATCCAATGCTGACGATAAAGCCACACTTACCGTCATTATTAGTAAGAATCTGGTAGAAGACAAGAAGTTTAATGCTGGTCAGATCGTTCGCGAACTGGGCAAGCATATTCAAGGCGGCGGCGGTGGACAGCCACATTTTGCCACAGCTGGCGGAAAGAATCCGCAAGGGATTGATAAGGCATTGGAAGCAGCTAAGGATTATTTATAA
- a CDS encoding DUF2141 domain-containing protein, translating into MKTLMTTLVLILISAFAKAQTPPSTVETYTITVNVDNARNDNGEMIFSLSTKDQFMKAAPLMAASSSIKDGVATVTFENVPKGEYAIIVLQDLNGNKQMDFEVNGMPKESYGVSNNVMSYGPPTWAEAKFEVTENTTLRIAI; encoded by the coding sequence ATGAAAACGCTTATGACCACCTTAGTTCTTATTCTTATTTCCGCTTTCGCGAAAGCGCAAACACCACCATCAACAGTAGAAACCTACACCATCACGGTAAATGTAGACAATGCTCGCAATGACAACGGCGAGATGATTTTCTCTTTGAGTACCAAAGACCAGTTTATGAAAGCCGCACCATTAATGGCAGCAAGCAGCTCGATAAAAGACGGCGTCGCTACAGTTACTTTTGAAAATGTACCAAAAGGAGAATATGCCATCATCGTGTTGCAAGATCTTAACGGTAACAAACAAATGGACTTTGAAGTAAACGGAATGCCTAAAGAATCTTATGGTGTGAGCAATAATGTGATGAGTTATGGACCACCAACCTGGGCAGAAGCCAAATTTGAGGTTACTGAAAACACTACACTACGAATCGCGATCTAG
- a CDS encoding YceI family protein produces MTRNFLKITGIASMMIFAVSCKENPNEVDATEAETEAMATEAAVTYTVDTAASEIMWEGTKVGGAHTGTIDLKSGMVMVNGETVESGEFVVDMTSITVTDLEGESAMSLKAHLEGTAEGKATDFFNTPEYPEAKFVVTGLNGNTLEGNLTLKDVTKNVSFPVSVSYDGDKMMLTSEEFTIDRTDWGIVYGSASLTDTVKDKAISDDMKLKVNLVATK; encoded by the coding sequence ATGACACGTAATTTTTTAAAAATCACAGGAATAGCATCAATGATGATCTTTGCTGTTTCTTGTAAAGAGAATCCAAATGAAGTGGATGCCACAGAGGCAGAAACTGAAGCAATGGCAACAGAAGCTGCCGTTACCTATACTGTAGATACAGCTGCGTCTGAGATCATGTGGGAAGGTACTAAGGTAGGTGGTGCCCATACCGGTACTATCGATCTAAAAAGCGGTATGGTGATGGTAAATGGCGAGACTGTAGAAAGTGGAGAATTTGTCGTTGACATGACTTCTATCACAGTTACTGACCTTGAAGGTGAAAGCGCCATGAGTCTTAAAGCTCACTTAGAAGGAACTGCAGAAGGTAAAGCAACAGACTTTTTCAACACTCCAGAATATCCTGAAGCTAAATTTGTAGTTACTGGTCTTAACGGTAATACTCTTGAAGGTAACCTTACGCTTAAGGATGTAACTAAAAATGTTTCTTTCCCAGTAAGTGTATCTTATGACGGTGACAAAATGATGTTGACTTCTGAAGAGTTTACCATCGACAGAACAGATTGGGGAATCGTTTACGGTTCTGCAAGTTTGACTGACACTGTTAAAGACAAAGCAATCTCTGACGACATGAAATTGAAAGTAAATTTGGTTGCTACAAAGTAA
- a CDS encoding RDD family protein, translating to MQNDPFIEAEEQQETSLVYKGFGPRLGAYLLDMLFLVVPIGALNVYNLIYLRSFWLYVLVSLIAMAYKPVLEGLYGATWGKMIVYIKVVAYDGGKINTAQAILRSIFTISQTLFMLPVYYFMFNDSYLLEIENYFEFSSAMSERYPLINVISGVSALITFAEIIALLMDQPYWRAIHDRIAKTYVVESE from the coding sequence GTGCAAAACGATCCATTCATAGAAGCGGAAGAGCAGCAGGAAACCAGCCTTGTTTACAAGGGATTTGGCCCGCGATTGGGTGCATATTTGCTGGACATGTTGTTTCTGGTTGTTCCCATTGGCGCTTTAAATGTCTATAATCTCATTTATCTGCGCAGCTTCTGGTTGTATGTATTGGTAAGTCTTATTGCCATGGCTTACAAACCTGTATTGGAAGGTTTGTATGGAGCCACTTGGGGAAAGATGATTGTATACATTAAGGTAGTCGCTTATGATGGTGGTAAAATCAATACTGCTCAAGCGATTTTGCGCAGCATTTTCACCATAAGCCAGACGCTCTTTATGTTGCCTGTTTACTACTTCATGTTTAACGACAGCTATTTGCTAGAGATAGAAAATTACTTTGAATTTAGCAGCGCCATGTCTGAGCGTTATCCGTTGATCAATGTCATTTCAGGGGTTTCTGCATTGATCACGTTTGCAGAGATAATCGCATTACTGATGGATCAACCCTACTGGAGAGCGATTCATGATCGTATTGCCAAGACGTATGTGGTGGAGTCTGAATAA
- a CDS encoding nucleotide exchange factor GrpE, whose amino-acid sequence MAKKDKNEQEEVVQEQVNDQETSETTENETVEQEEKSVEEVLAEDLQKEKDKFLRLFAEFENYKRRTAKERIELFKTAGEGVLKDLIPVMDDFDRAILEIAKSEDQQLSEGVALIHNKLRNTLVSKGLVLMEVNAGDAFNADEHEAVTQIPAPSDDMKGKIIDVIEKGYKLGDKIIRYPKVVIGQ is encoded by the coding sequence ATGGCAAAAAAAGATAAAAACGAGCAGGAAGAAGTAGTACAGGAGCAAGTCAACGATCAAGAAACTTCAGAGACTACCGAGAATGAAACGGTAGAGCAGGAAGAAAAAAGCGTTGAAGAAGTGCTTGCCGAAGATCTGCAGAAGGAAAAGGATAAATTCTTGAGACTATTTGCAGAATTTGAGAATTATAAACGTCGCACCGCCAAGGAGCGCATCGAGCTTTTCAAAACAGCTGGTGAAGGCGTTCTTAAAGACTTGATTCCAGTAATGGATGATTTTGATAGAGCAATCCTGGAAATTGCAAAGTCAGAAGACCAGCAATTATCAGAAGGTGTGGCACTTATCCACAACAAATTGCGCAACACACTGGTATCAAAAGGACTGGTGCTTATGGAAGTAAATGCAGGAGACGCCTTTAATGCAGACGAGCATGAGGCCGTGACTCAAATACCGGCACCTAGCGACGACATGAAAGGTAAGATTATAGACGTAATAGAGAAAGGATACAAATTGGGCGACAAAATCATACGTTACCCAAAAGTAGTGATAGGACAATAA